The Candidatus Limnocylindrales bacterium nucleotide sequence GTTCGTCCTGCCGAATTTTCTACCATCGTTGCCGAATGGTTGTTGCGCCGCTGTGGCCCGGACGTAGCGCGGCTGCCGCTGGGCGCGGTTCTACTTCAACTGCATGACGCGGTAGGGGCTCCACTGCCGGCATATTATTACTACTCACTGCTGGACGGACGGCCTAAGGAGCATTTCATTGTGGCCGTAATGCGCTCCGAGCGATATCCGCTCAGGTATCATCTTGCGACGGACAAGAAGCTGCAGCAGCACACCGCCGTCGTGATTGGGCTTGCGTCACTCCACGTCGGGCCGCCGAGGGAGAATCAAGTTGTGAGACGTGGGCGATTGAAGACGTGTCTTCGCATCTGCGCTGATCGAATTGTTGATGATGTGTTTATCGACGGTCTGATCAGGTTAGAGCGCGCTTCAACAAACGAGATGACGGAACGGATTCTGCACTTGGCGCGAACGCGGCTCCGCAGAGCGTTTGTCTTGGGTAGTTTTGACAGTGTCGTTTCGTTCTTTTCCCAACAGTCGCGCGCCCTGATGCTAGTCAAGTCTCTGGTGGCCGGCGGCTCCTTTCTAAAGAGAGAAGATCGCGTTGCGGTCATCGGCGGTGGCGCGGCAGGTGTGACCGCAGCCGCCGCGTTAGCAAACTGCGATTACGGAGTCGATATCATCGAGAGGGGGGATGATGTTCTTCAGCTTCAGAAGAGCGGAGTACACAGGTTTATATTCCCCCGTATCGCCGAATGGCCGCAAGGGCATTGTCTCGACGAGGCCGCCGGCCTGCCCCTGCTGACATGGAACGCGAGTTCGGCCGACAAGGTGCTGACGCAAATTCGTCAGGGATATGACCGAATCTGCAAGATGGCTGGCAATAGATTGAACTTGCTTGCCGGTCGTCGAGTATCGAGCATCCGGGACGAGGAGGACGGCATCGTTATTACGACAGATAACGATCCGATGGGCCGCAAGTATTGCGCCGTAATCGCTGCGATCGGATACGGCCTAGACAACAAGAATGGAGGGCCGAGCTACTGGGAACCCGACACGCTATCGGAACAGCACGACGTGCGGCGGCGTGTGCTGATCGCGGGTACGGGGGATGGGGGCCTTACAGACGCGATTCGCGCGAAGCTCTCCTCTCGACCTTCCGGAGCGGGGCACCCGCATGAGCATCTACTGCGGCGGTTGGCCTCTCACCCGGGGCTCCAAGAGTTCGGCTGGCGGGCAAAGGAGCACGTTGATGGTCCGGCAATGGCGTTGCTACTCGCCGGTCTTGGTGACGAGGTTCGTCTCCAGTACGGCTACGCCGAGATATTTGAGCGTCTTCCCGGCAAGACCAAAAAAGACATCGAAGAATTTTTTCGTTCAACCTCGGCCCATAACGTTGAAGTCGTTCTGCTCGCGAATTCGCGATACTTTCTCCGGCTCGAGTCAGCACTATTGAACCGACTTGTCGTTTTCCTGCTGATTCAGTTCCGGTTGATCACGCTTCAGGTAGGGAGATTGCGGAAGCCCCGGACCTTGCCCGATGGTCGAGTCGTAGCCACGATTCTCCGCAACGGGGTGTCGGAGAAACAAGAGTATGACGTCGTCATTCCTCGCGTAGGACCTCCGCGCGATTTTTTCTCCACAAATTTGCCTTGGCTCGTTGCGAAAAACGAGATCGAGGCGCGACGGGTGGCGGCCGCTCTGCGGTTGAGCGGCTCCATAGATACCGCCACGTTTGACTACTTTCGCACGCGGTAGGGCCATCGACGTTCTCTCGTGCGAGCTCGACAACTCGCGGTTGCGGTGACGACGTCCGAAAGGCTGCGGCATCACGGGGCTATGAAAAACGCTGTCGTATCATGCGTGTGGTTGTCGCTCGCTGGGCGGTGTGCGAGTTGTTCAGCGCTAGTACCGCGTCGAACAGCTCGCACGCGTGACTAAGCCGAGATGCTCGAAGCGGCCGGGCGTGACGTTGATGTCGAGCGATGGTTGATGGCGGGCTCATAACGAGCATCCCACGACAACGGGCGTTCTTGTTTTGCTGCGAACTTGTCGGCCTCGCGCTACGTTTTTCGTCGCTTTCGAGCTAAATCTCCACGGCTGAGTTGAGTAGAATTCCGACGCATAAAGCTGCAAATGGACTACAGAGGTGGTTATGGGGCGACGGCTGCGCGCTATAGATATCTATTCTGGAGTAGGTGGTTGGGGTCTGGGGCTGAGAATGGCAGGCATTGACGTTGTGGCGGCCTATGACCACTGGCACGCTGCAAACGATACGAACTCGAAGAATAATGGGCATACGACGCAGACGGTCGATGTACGCTCCCTGCCGCTGCGGGCCTTACCAACGAACATCGATATCGTCGTCGGCAGCCCGCC carries:
- a CDS encoding NAD-binding protein — protein: MVNAEIRNLLAVRPAEFSTIVAEWLLRRCGPDVARLPLGAVLLQLHDAVGAPLPAYYYYSLLDGRPKEHFIVAVMRSERYPLRYHLATDKKLQQHTAVVIGLASLHVGPPRENQVVRRGRLKTCLRICADRIVDDVFIDGLIRLERASTNEMTERILHLARTRLRRAFVLGSFDSVVSFFSQQSRALMLVKSLVAGGSFLKREDRVAVIGGGAAGVTAAAALANCDYGVDIIERGDDVLQLQKSGVHRFIFPRIAEWPQGHCLDEAAGLPLLTWNASSADKVLTQIRQGYDRICKMAGNRLNLLAGRRVSSIRDEEDGIVITTDNDPMGRKYCAVIAAIGYGLDNKNGGPSYWEPDTLSEQHDVRRRVLIAGTGDGGLTDAIRAKLSSRPSGAGHPHEHLLRRLASHPGLQEFGWRAKEHVDGPAMALLLAGLGDEVRLQYGYAEIFERLPGKTKKDIEEFFRSTSAHNVEVVLLANSRYFLRLESALLNRLVVFLLIQFRLITLQVGRLRKPRTLPDGRVVATILRNGVSEKQEYDVVIPRVGPPRDFFSTNLPWLVAKNEIEARRVAAALRLSGSIDTATFDYFRTR